The Terriglobus tenax genome contains a region encoding:
- a CDS encoding cupin domain-containing protein, which yields MSVTHRDNDNMTTPEPGLRRQVMSYTPEMMLVRHTMEPGWVGAAHSHPHQQMVFVISGHIVLTTPDGDHTLKAGDSIIVAGDAMHQARAFEASEVLDVFTPYREDYA from the coding sequence ATGTCCGTCACGCATCGCGATAACGACAATATGACCACGCCCGAGCCCGGGCTTCGCCGCCAGGTGATGAGCTATACGCCGGAGATGATGCTGGTGCGCCACACCATGGAACCGGGCTGGGTGGGGGCCGCGCATTCGCATCCGCACCAGCAGATGGTGTTTGTCATCAGCGGGCATATTGTGCTGACCACCCCCGACGGTGACCACACGCTGAAGGCAGGGGACAGCATCATCGTCGCCGGAGATGCCATGCACCAGGCTCGTGCGTTCGAGGCCAGCGAGGTGCTGGACGTCTTCACGCCCTATCGCGAAGACTACGCCTGA
- a CDS encoding D-alanine--D-alanine ligase family protein, with product MAKKLRVGILFGGRSGEHEVSLRSAASILKAIDKKKYEVVPIGITKQGQWLTAGNAQALLVGELPVQEPVPAVAIIPPSPAIKPAKKAKGLALAAAAEPASPALDVVFPVLHGTFGEDGTIQGLFELADIAYVGSGVLGSSAGMDKDAMKRMFAASQLPMTPHVTLLRSEWTADPKKATRLIEKKLQYPVFVKPANLGSSVGISKVKSRADLAAAMDLAASFDRKIVIEEGVGGPGVKPRELEVAVLGNDAPDASVVGEIVPDREFYDYASKYDATSTSEPVIPANITAKQAKQIREMAIAAFRACDCSGLARVDFLMEPTHDAQGKKIRNPKIVLNEINTMPGFTSISMYPKLWEASGIGYSQLIDRLIQFALERHAEKRETSFSK from the coding sequence ATGGCAAAGAAACTTCGCGTAGGCATTCTCTTCGGTGGCCGCAGTGGCGAGCATGAAGTCTCGCTCCGCTCTGCCGCTTCGATTCTCAAGGCGATTGATAAGAAAAAGTACGAGGTGGTGCCCATCGGCATCACCAAGCAAGGCCAGTGGCTGACGGCCGGCAATGCGCAGGCGCTGCTTGTGGGGGAGTTGCCGGTGCAGGAGCCGGTCCCTGCCGTTGCCATCATTCCGCCATCGCCCGCGATTAAGCCCGCGAAGAAGGCCAAGGGGCTTGCTCTGGCTGCTGCGGCGGAGCCGGCTTCGCCTGCGCTCGACGTGGTTTTCCCCGTGCTGCACGGCACCTTTGGCGAGGACGGTACCATCCAGGGACTGTTTGAGCTGGCGGACATCGCTTATGTCGGCTCCGGCGTGCTGGGCTCGTCGGCCGGTATGGACAAGGACGCGATGAAGCGCATGTTTGCGGCGTCTCAGCTGCCCATGACGCCGCACGTCACCCTGCTGCGCAGTGAGTGGACGGCTGATCCGAAAAAGGCCACACGCCTGATTGAGAAGAAGCTGCAGTACCCGGTTTTTGTGAAGCCTGCGAACCTTGGTTCGTCGGTGGGTATCAGCAAGGTGAAGTCGCGTGCTGACCTGGCGGCGGCCATGGACCTGGCGGCCAGCTTCGACCGCAAGATCGTGATTGAAGAGGGCGTTGGCGGCCCCGGTGTGAAGCCGCGGGAGCTGGAAGTGGCTGTGCTGGGCAACGATGCGCCGGATGCCTCGGTTGTTGGAGAGATCGTGCCCGACCGCGAGTTCTACGACTACGCGTCGAAGTACGACGCCACCAGCACCTCCGAGCCGGTGATTCCGGCCAACATTACGGCAAAGCAGGCGAAGCAGATTCGCGAAATGGCCATTGCCGCTTTCCGTGCCTGCGACTGCAGCGGTTTGGCGCGCGTGGACTTCCTGATGGAGCCAACGCACGATGCACAGGGAAAGAAGATCAGGAATCCGAAGATCGTTCTGAACGAGATCAATACCATGCCGGGCTTTACCAGCATCAGCATGTATCCAAAGCTGTGGGAGGCCAGTGGGATTGGGTATTCCCAGCTGATCGACCGCCTGATCCAGTTTGCTCTTGAGCGCCATGCCGAAAAGCGCGAAACCAGCTTCAGCAAGTGA
- a CDS encoding DUF6516 family protein: MTYLCYPSSVTGKHLLRKTVDEEAPIRCAAGRGLLREEVWENAKGEVVRYNLAFIQHVLCVKDNGRVLGYDNAHGKHHRHQCGFVSDFVFAGYEALVLQFAEQVEVLRRKKR; the protein is encoded by the coding sequence ATGACCTACCTGTGCTACCCTTCCTCTGTGACCGGCAAACACCTGCTGAGAAAGACGGTCGATGAGGAAGCTCCTATTCGCTGCGCCGCTGGCCGAGGCCTGCTGCGCGAAGAGGTATGGGAGAACGCCAAGGGCGAGGTTGTCCGTTATAACCTCGCGTTTATTCAGCATGTGCTGTGCGTGAAAGATAACGGGCGCGTGTTGGGCTATGACAACGCTCATGGCAAGCATCATCGACATCAGTGCGGATTCGTGTCCGACTTTGTGTTCGCAGGCTACGAAGCGCTTGTTCTGCAATTTGCAGAACAGGTCGAGGTATTGCGGAGGAAAAAGCGATGA
- a CDS encoding HVO_A0114 family putative DNA-binding protein, giving the protein MNLEIRSDGFEGFTKRALARAKKLDAGEKIQPSFGITFESAREMLQLLTVERTRLLETVRTKHLSMSALAVLLKRDPKSVRRDVKKLEEYGIVRLREQINPGHGRVKIVEPVAKKVELRASF; this is encoded by the coding sequence ATGAACCTTGAGATTCGATCTGACGGCTTTGAAGGCTTTACAAAGCGGGCGCTGGCACGCGCAAAGAAGCTCGACGCTGGGGAAAAAATTCAACCTTCGTTCGGCATCACCTTCGAATCAGCTCGCGAGATGCTTCAGCTGCTGACGGTGGAACGCACGCGACTTCTGGAGACCGTGCGTACGAAGCATCTTTCGATGAGCGCGCTTGCGGTCCTTCTGAAGCGCGACCCGAAGTCAGTCCGGCGCGACGTGAAAAAGCTGGAAGAGTATGGAATCGTCCGCCTCCGGGAGCAGATTAATCCGGGGCATGGGCGGGTGAAGATTGTGGAGCCGGTGGCGAAGAAGGTGGAACTGCGGGCTAGCTTTT